From Cytophagia bacterium CHB2, one genomic window encodes:
- a CDS encoding TonB-dependent receptor, whose amino-acid sequence GQAMSGIINVRTKEGGATYRGSLAYKRDYFGSFDPGTPIIGTFSTKNSHSFRTDVAEFSLSGPEPVTNLILPALGLRVPGTFSVFGNLYALTSDTYLRTSARQLYSSTFHGKTFAPRQDNNWSGLLKLTWKITPTHKLMISGNQSVSINQNEKSLQTNLEYVEPSPGYPYDFEKNLDNFQTFTHLNKNVALSWTHTLNTKTFYEIKLSRFFTNLRSDVNGKHWTEYEEPQDIVTTPIDYFYNADSSIVSVFPGDGFWDYGNGATWHDHYVDEYTFKFDLNRHSADNTHKLKAGFETQFAEMQMIDIFRPWFGGLGLNNDIYRVNPAYGSIYAQDQIKFKGLIANLGLRFDYWFPGKFVEDAVNNPEVVTISDATRQQFKNETHSFFGRRWRGRVSPRLGISHPITDNQMLFFSYGHFSKRPKPQFVYAKLGENSAKSTFQKFGNPNLDYETTVAYEFGVRHKFTENDVFTVTAYYKDIFDYVTTVNFRGSGRLSGRTFTTYLNLDYSRSRGLEVEYRKRAGDFLTGSISGSYSLATGKSSSPDDAFLVAQGTLNEKPITEDYLIWDRPWQVSAVANFNLDKGEGPKVFGVRIPDNWNLNLRAFAQAGKRYTPYYFTGTTLLNGRPEYEDDLDQNGESDDPYGKLAATWFWVNLNFEKYFRLAGLSYTFQIEVVNLFDRKNSQIINPVTGQAYELGDPTPTSWNDPFYPDTQAPLDPFPFNPARYLTQRNVRVGLVMRF is encoded by the coding sequence GGCCAGGCCATGTCCGGCATCATCAACGTCAGAACGAAAGAAGGCGGCGCTACTTACCGCGGTTCGCTGGCCTACAAACGCGATTATTTTGGCAGCTTCGATCCCGGCACGCCGATCATCGGCACATTCAGCACAAAAAACAGCCACAGCTTTCGCACCGATGTTGCGGAGTTCAGCCTGAGCGGCCCGGAGCCGGTTACCAATCTCATTTTACCGGCGTTAGGTCTGCGCGTGCCCGGCACATTCAGCGTTTTTGGCAATTTGTATGCCTTGACCAGCGACACCTATTTGCGCACCAGCGCGCGCCAGCTCTATTCTTCAACGTTTCATGGCAAGACGTTCGCGCCACGCCAGGACAACAACTGGTCGGGCTTGCTCAAGTTGACGTGGAAAATCACGCCGACGCACAAATTGATGATCTCCGGCAATCAATCGGTTTCAATCAATCAAAACGAAAAATCGTTGCAAACAAATCTGGAATACGTGGAACCCAGCCCGGGCTATCCCTACGATTTCGAAAAAAATCTCGATAACTTTCAAACCTTCACCCATCTCAACAAGAATGTGGCGCTGTCGTGGACGCATACGCTGAACACGAAAACATTCTATGAAATCAAACTTTCGCGCTTTTTCACGAATTTGCGCAGCGATGTGAACGGCAAGCATTGGACGGAATACGAAGAACCGCAGGACATTGTCACGACGCCGATCGATTATTTTTATAACGCGGATAGCAGCATCGTTTCGGTATTTCCCGGCGACGGCTTTTGGGATTACGGCAATGGAGCCACCTGGCACGATCATTACGTCGATGAATACACGTTCAAATTCGATCTCAATCGCCACAGCGCCGACAACACGCACAAGCTCAAGGCCGGCTTTGAAACGCAATTCGCTGAGATGCAGATGATCGACATCTTCCGGCCCTGGTTCGGCGGCCTGGGTTTGAACAACGACATTTATCGCGTCAATCCGGCTTACGGCAGCATATACGCGCAAGATCAAATCAAATTCAAAGGCTTGATTGCCAACCTGGGGCTGCGTTTCGATTATTGGTTTCCCGGGAAATTCGTGGAGGATGCCGTCAACAATCCCGAAGTCGTAACGATCAGTGACGCCACGCGGCAGCAATTCAAAAACGAGACGCATAGTTTTTTCGGCCGGCGTTGGCGCGGCCGCGTCAGCCCGCGCCTGGGCATCTCGCATCCCATCACCGACAATCAAATGCTGTTCTTCTCCTACGGCCATTTTTCCAAGCGCCCGAAACCGCAATTTGTCTATGCCAAACTGGGCGAGAACAGCGCGAAGTCAACCTTTCAAAAATTCGGCAATCCCAATCTTGATTATGAAACCACCGTGGCCTACGAGTTCGGCGTGCGGCATAAATTCACCGAAAACGACGTGTTCACGGTTACGGCTTATTACAAAGATATTTTCGATTATGTCACGACGGTGAATTTCCGCGGCAGCGGCCGGCTCTCAGGCCGAACCTTCACCACCTATCTCAATCTCGATTATTCGCGCAGCCGCGGCCTCGAAGTCGAATATCGCAAGCGCGCCGGCGATTTTCTCACCGGCTCGATCAGCGGTTCGTATTCGCTCGCGACCGGCAAAAGTTCTTCGCCGGATGATGCGTTTTTGGTGGCGCAAGGCACGTTGAATGAAAAACCGATTACGGAAGATTATCTCATTTGGGATCGTCCCTGGCAGGTGAGCGCCGTGGCGAATTTCAATCTCGACAAAGGCGAAGGCCCGAAAGTTTTCGGCGTAAGAATTCCGGATAACTGGAATCTCAACTTGCGCGCCTTTGCGCAAGCGGGCAAGCGTTACACGCCATACTACTTCACCGGCACCACCTTGCTCAATGGCCGGCCCGAGTATGAAGATGATTTGGATCAAAACGGCGAATCAGATGATCCTTACGGTAAGCTGGCGGCAACCTGGTTTTGGGTTAATTTGAATTTTGAAAAGTATTTTCGGCTTGCGGGTTTGAGTTATACCTTTCAAATCGAGGTGGTGAATTTGTTCGATCGCAAAAACTCACAAATCATCAATCCGGTAACCGGACAGGCGTATGAGCTTGGCGATCCCACGCCCACGAGCTGGAACGATCCATTTTATCCCGACACGCAGGCACCGCTCGATCCGTTTCCGTTTAATCCGGCGAGATATTTGACGCAACGGAATGTCCGAGTGGGGTTGGTGATGAGGTTCTAG